Proteins encoded within one genomic window of Halocatena marina:
- a CDS encoding TrmB family transcriptional regulator — protein MNTDDLRRQMEQVGDRFDFGEYEIEAYLAVLDHGELTASEIADRTSIPQPRVYDTVRKLSDRGVVELRESRPMRVVALDPEGIFPQIQSSLDEMITGLADRYTTPSRETEAVSLVKSRPSILRYFEAVIDSAEYELVLSLTPELLSRFEEQLAAVCDAGTAVELLVTPASAAPSPEEYDYTNISTIVRARRGITTPVMAVADGTRSVYATQDALTSDTEHYGVIFNRSALGFLVSGFFNTVLWTTATPLATDGHDRPFPRRYASIRRCLKDIRELDREFYVKVKGRDVETGDDRDVTGRITNVAVEPTGEVATLTIDTDTGSVTVGGRVAALEDIEAHEIHIDTTPFG, from the coding sequence ATGAATACGGACGATCTTCGGCGTCAGATGGAGCAAGTTGGAGACCGGTTCGATTTCGGTGAGTATGAGATCGAAGCGTATCTCGCTGTGCTTGATCACGGTGAGCTGACGGCGAGTGAGATCGCAGACCGTACGTCCATTCCACAACCGCGCGTCTACGATACAGTGCGGAAACTGAGCGATCGGGGCGTCGTTGAGCTTCGTGAATCTCGCCCGATGCGAGTCGTCGCACTCGATCCCGAGGGGATATTCCCACAGATTCAATCATCGCTCGATGAGATGATCACGGGGCTAGCCGATCGGTATACGACCCCTTCCCGGGAAACGGAGGCTGTCTCCCTTGTCAAATCGAGACCAAGTATTCTCCGGTACTTCGAGGCCGTCATCGACAGTGCAGAATACGAACTCGTGCTCTCGCTCACACCGGAACTGCTTTCCCGCTTTGAGGAGCAGTTGGCGGCGGTGTGTGACGCCGGAACCGCCGTTGAGTTGCTCGTGACGCCCGCTTCTGCGGCACCTTCCCCGGAAGAGTACGATTACACGAACATCTCGACGATCGTACGGGCGCGGCGCGGTATCACGACGCCAGTGATGGCCGTCGCAGACGGGACACGGTCGGTGTATGCAACACAGGACGCACTCACGAGCGATACAGAACATTATGGAGTCATCTTCAATCGCTCTGCACTCGGCTTTCTCGTCTCCGGATTCTTCAATACGGTGCTGTGGACGACAGCCACCCCACTCGCAACGGACGGCCACGACCGTCCGTTCCCCCGACGATACGCGTCTATCCGTCGTTGCCTGAAGGATATCCGTGAATTGGACAGAGAGTTTTACGTGAAAGTCAAAGGACGTGATGTCGAAACTGGTGACGACCGGGACGTCACTGGTCGCATCACAAACGTTGCAGTGGAACCGACTGGTGAGGTCGCTACGCTCACCATCGACACCGACACCGGATCGGTCACCGTCGGCGGCCGCGTCGCCGCACTCGAAGATATCGAAGCCCACGAAATCCACATCGATACGACACCGTTCGGGTGA
- a CDS encoding sugar kinase, whose protein sequence is MNDEIDVLTIGETMVLLNPHESGPMRHVVDFRKRIGGAESNMAVGLARLDHDAAWISRLGSDPHGQYVRDTIRGAGVDTQYVTFDAEAPTGLMFKERRELAESRVYYYRDDSAASRMAPDDLPDEALANARYLHLTGITPALSESCRELVFDATRRAQEHGVTVSLDPNLRFKLWDETMMRETLLSLVEECDVVLPGIEEGAVLLGTDDPERIATEFRALGADEVVVKLGADGAFVASDAVAETVTGYEVERVVDPVGAGDGFAAGYLSGRLEGLDPVRATDRANAVGALATTVTGDIEGLPTRSELAQFTGDQDEQIR, encoded by the coding sequence ATGAACGATGAGATAGACGTGCTTACGATCGGGGAGACGATGGTGCTGTTGAACCCACACGAGTCGGGTCCAATGCGCCACGTCGTCGACTTTCGAAAACGGATTGGCGGGGCAGAGAGCAATATGGCGGTCGGTCTCGCACGCTTGGATCACGACGCAGCGTGGATAAGCCGTCTCGGTTCGGATCCACACGGTCAGTACGTACGGGATACGATTCGCGGTGCGGGGGTCGATACACAGTACGTCACGTTCGACGCCGAAGCACCCACAGGACTGATGTTCAAGGAACGCCGCGAACTCGCAGAGAGTCGCGTCTACTACTATCGGGACGACTCCGCAGCGAGTCGAATGGCTCCCGACGATCTCCCCGATGAAGCCCTCGCTAACGCACGCTATCTCCACCTGACGGGGATTACTCCCGCGCTGAGCGAATCCTGTCGAGAGCTGGTCTTTGATGCGACGCGACGAGCACAAGAGCACGGCGTCACCGTCTCGCTCGACCCGAATCTCAGGTTCAAGCTCTGGGACGAGACGATGATGCGCGAGACGCTCCTTTCACTCGTCGAAGAGTGCGACGTCGTTCTCCCTGGTATCGAAGAGGGTGCGGTGCTGCTCGGGACGGACGATCCCGAACGCATCGCAACGGAGTTTCGGGCCCTCGGTGCGGACGAAGTTGTCGTGAAGCTCGGGGCTGACGGTGCGTTCGTCGCGAGTGATGCCGTCGCAGAAACCGTTACTGGCTACGAGGTCGAGCGCGTCGTCGATCCCGTTGGCGCGGGCGATGGGTTCGCTGCCGGATATCTCTCCGGACGGCTTGAGGGACTCGATCCCGTTCGTGCGACCGACCGAGCGAACGCGGTGGGTGCGCTTGCAACGACCGTCACGGGAGATATCGAAGGCCTCCCCACGCGCTCTGAGCTAGCGCAGTTTACAGGTGACCAAGACGAACAAATCCGATAA
- the tuf gene encoding translation elongation factor EF-1 subunit alpha — translation MADKPHQNLAIIGHVDHGKSTLVGRLLFETGSVPEHVIEQYREEAEEKGKGGFEFAYVMDNLAEERERGLTIDIAHQEFDTDEYYFTIVDTPGHRDFVKNMITGASQADNAVLVVAADDGVQPQTQEHVFLSRTLGIGELIIAVNKMDLVDYDEDRFEEVRDEVEQLLGRVRFSAADTSFIPISAFEGDNISDRSDETSWYDGPTLLDALNDLPEVEPPTDAPLRVPIQDVYTISGIGTVPVGRVETGVLEVNTTVSFQPSDAAGEVKSVEMHHEEVPRANPGDNVGFNVRGIGKDDIRRGDVCGPAEEPPTVAETFQAQVVVMQHPSVITAGYTPVFHAHTAQVACTIESIDTKLDPASGDVKEENPDFIKSGDAAVVTIRPQKPLSIEPSSEIPELGSFAIRDMGQTIAAGKVLSVTEK, via the coding sequence ATGGCAGACAAACCGCACCAAAACCTAGCGATTATCGGTCACGTCGATCACGGGAAAAGTACGCTCGTCGGTCGATTGCTGTTCGAGACGGGGAGCGTCCCCGAGCACGTCATCGAGCAGTATCGTGAAGAAGCAGAAGAGAAGGGCAAAGGCGGCTTCGAGTTCGCCTACGTGATGGATAATCTCGCCGAAGAACGCGAGCGCGGGCTCACGATTGACATCGCCCACCAAGAGTTCGACACGGACGAGTATTATTTCACGATCGTGGACACGCCGGGTCACCGCGACTTCGTGAAGAACATGATCACCGGCGCGAGCCAAGCCGACAACGCTGTGCTCGTCGTCGCGGCTGATGACGGCGTCCAGCCTCAGACACAAGAGCACGTCTTCCTCTCGCGAACCCTCGGCATCGGCGAACTCATCATCGCCGTCAACAAAATGGACCTCGTCGATTACGACGAGGATCGATTCGAAGAAGTGAGAGACGAAGTGGAACAGCTCCTCGGACGGGTTCGGTTCTCTGCTGCAGATACGAGTTTCATTCCGATCTCGGCGTTCGAGGGCGACAACATTTCGGACCGCTCGGACGAGACCTCGTGGTACGATGGACCGACGCTGTTGGATGCACTCAACGACCTGCCGGAGGTCGAGCCACCGACCGACGCGCCGCTGCGCGTCCCCATCCAAGACGTCTACACCATCTCAGGCATCGGCACTGTCCCCGTCGGACGCGTCGAAACTGGTGTCCTCGAAGTCAACACCACGGTTTCATTCCAGCCAAGTGACGCTGCAGGCGAGGTCAAGTCGGTCGAAATGCACCACGAAGAGGTGCCACGGGCTAATCCGGGCGACAACGTTGGATTCAACGTCCGCGGCATCGGCAAGGACGACATCCGTCGCGGTGACGTCTGTGGCCCAGCTGAGGAGCCACCGACGGTCGCCGAAACCTTCCAAGCGCAGGTCGTCGTGATGCAGCACCCGAGCGTCATCACCGCCGGCTACACCCCTGTCTTCCACGCACACACCGCACAGGTCGCGTGTACCATCGAATCGATCGATACCAAACTCGACCCCGCAAGCGGTGATGTCAAAGAAGAAAATCCCGACTTCATCAAAAGCGGCGACGCTGCTGTCGTCACCATCCGTCCGCAGAAACCGCTCTCGATCGAACCATCCTCGGAAATCCCCGAACTCGGGAGCTTCGCCATCCGCGACATGGGCCAGACCATCGCCGCCGGCAAAGTCCTCAGTGTCACAGAAAAATAA
- a CDS encoding glycosyltransferase family 4 protein, which translates to MRVLNHLELESHLDRSGIGTSVSHQRAALAKTDVSVCTSLWNGETPVRAIENALGGRLDTSQPSHSNGDLFASIDLAHCNMIGPSSVAIAQYAHRQDIPLILHAHVTREDFAESFRGSSAVGKPLERYLRWFYSQADLVLCPSQYTKQVLESYPIDAPIRPITNGIDIDSLSGFESLREEYRTRFDLDGTVVFAVGSVFERKGLTTFCELAQATDYEFAWFGTYDTGPQASSTVRRWTKHPPENVTFTGWIDDKRGAFAAGDIYLFPSKVENQGLVVLEAMACGKAVILRDIPVFEEYYTHGEDCLMCATMDEFEDALAELASNPELRERLGENARETAATHSLDRVADKLVDAYQKVTTV; encoded by the coding sequence GTGCGCGTTCTCAACCACCTCGAACTCGAATCTCATCTCGATCGGAGCGGTATCGGAACGTCTGTCAGCCATCAGCGCGCGGCACTCGCTAAGACGGACGTTTCGGTCTGTACGTCCCTGTGGAACGGTGAGACGCCCGTTCGGGCGATCGAAAACGCGCTCGGAGGCAGACTCGATACTAGTCAGCCCAGCCACAGTAATGGTGATCTTTTCGCTTCGATCGACCTCGCACACTGTAACATGATTGGGCCCTCATCGGTTGCTATTGCTCAGTATGCCCATCGTCAAGACATTCCGCTGATTCTCCACGCACACGTCACTCGTGAGGACTTCGCCGAGAGCTTTCGTGGATCGAGCGCCGTCGGGAAGCCCCTCGAACGGTATCTTCGGTGGTTCTACTCGCAAGCAGATCTCGTGCTCTGTCCGAGCCAATACACAAAACAAGTCCTCGAATCCTATCCGATCGATGCACCGATTCGGCCGATCACGAACGGAATCGATATCGACTCACTCTCCGGGTTCGAATCCCTCCGTGAGGAGTACCGGACACGATTCGATCTCGACGGAACGGTTGTATTCGCTGTCGGAAGCGTTTTCGAACGCAAGGGACTGACGACGTTCTGTGAGCTCGCACAAGCAACGGACTACGAATTCGCGTGGTTCGGGACGTACGACACCGGACCACAGGCCTCCTCAACCGTCCGACGGTGGACGAAGCATCCACCAGAGAACGTAACGTTCACCGGTTGGATCGACGATAAACGCGGCGCGTTCGCTGCCGGCGATATCTACTTATTTCCGTCGAAAGTAGAGAATCAGGGACTCGTTGTTCTCGAAGCGATGGCGTGTGGGAAAGCCGTCATCCTTCGAGACATCCCGGTCTTCGAGGAGTACTACACGCATGGCGAGGATTGCCTCATGTGCGCGACGATGGACGAATTCGAGGACGCACTCGCAGAACTCGCATCGAACCCAGAGCTCCGCGAGCGACTGGGCGAGAACGCTCGCGAGACAGCTGCCACCCACAGCCTCGACCGAGTGGCGGACAAGCTGGTAGATGCGTACCAGAAAGTCACAACCGTTTAA
- a CDS encoding glycosyltransferase has protein sequence MRSTVAAFTDTYLPTVNGVTYTVKTWRDRWESRGGRMDIVYPRSEHTPAAGEYPVTSAPFPFYNGFRIGFPRIPDAVSDVDIVHAHTPFGLGVGGLRLANKKTEKPLVVSYHTPTEEYAAYLTERSIARYVVHVSTAYENWYLNHADHIITPSENTRDRLTDRVNPPISVVPNGIDVERFTPTDTDEFRDRFDLPDGPLVGYTGRHGYEKRLCDILDATAGLDVTVVFAGDGPARSRLEARAETTNVDVQFLGFLDREDLPAFYSVLDVFAFPSPVETQGLVALEANACGTPVVGVEQGALADTIIDGQTGYHFPPCDIDEFRTAILRALEKRKSLSSSCLDRRGDISVEQSVDQLEAVYERVV, from the coding sequence ATGCGCTCGACGGTCGCTGCGTTCACGGACACATATCTCCCAACGGTTAACGGAGTGACATATACAGTCAAGACGTGGCGGGACCGCTGGGAGTCCCGGGGGGGACGGATGGATATTGTCTATCCCCGGAGTGAGCATACACCTGCAGCGGGTGAATATCCCGTCACGAGTGCTCCATTTCCCTTCTACAACGGATTTCGAATCGGATTCCCGCGAATTCCCGACGCCGTCAGCGATGTCGACATCGTTCACGCACACACTCCATTCGGGCTTGGTGTTGGCGGTCTCCGGTTGGCGAACAAGAAGACAGAAAAACCACTCGTCGTATCCTACCACACACCGACTGAGGAGTATGCTGCATATCTCACCGAACGGTCAATAGCGAGGTATGTCGTCCACGTATCGACGGCCTACGAAAATTGGTATCTCAACCACGCCGATCACATCATCACACCGAGCGAAAACACGCGCGACCGACTCACAGACCGCGTCAATCCACCGATCTCGGTCGTTCCAAACGGAATCGACGTCGAACGATTCACACCGACCGACACCGACGAGTTCCGCGATCGGTTTGACCTTCCCGACGGTCCGCTCGTCGGCTACACTGGCCGTCACGGCTACGAAAAGCGGTTGTGTGACATCCTCGATGCGACGGCAGGACTGGACGTGACGGTCGTCTTCGCGGGTGACGGCCCAGCGCGTTCGAGGCTCGAAGCACGCGCAGAGACGACGAACGTTGACGTTCAGTTCCTCGGATTTCTCGACCGCGAAGATCTTCCAGCCTTTTATTCCGTGCTCGATGTGTTCGCGTTCCCGAGTCCCGTCGAAACGCAAGGTCTCGTCGCGCTCGAAGCGAATGCCTGCGGAACGCCCGTTGTTGGTGTCGAGCAAGGAGCACTGGCCGATACGATCATCGATGGGCAGACCGGGTATCACTTCCCTCCATGTGACATCGACGAATTCCGGACGGCCATTTTGCGCGCCCTCGAAAAGCGCAAATCACTCAGCTCCTCTTGTCTCGACCGTCGTGGGGATATCAGCGTCGAACAGTCGGTCGATCAGCTTGAAGCGGTCTACGAACGCGTCGTGTAA
- a CDS encoding phosphate uptake regulator PhoU, whose product METRKVQRLGPSTLAMTLPAEWAKEYDVNKGDEVSLRMGGKGMLAVMPESVQQEESEAIIHSENLAADAVERAILAQYVLGRRIIQVETEENETLESETINAVYNAETQLMGLGVIEETPERITIRCSVDPEDFTLADLIERLESTGRTMRDEAIRSLAHGNPDLAQRALNRERQANKIFVLLLRLIFTAYQNPNLTQALELDDGFALIGYRSIAKNLELTADNAEDIAEIALDAEGHMLEVDTTTMRRIREYTDQVNEITEKGVLCAVNRDYEMALDVRRLFTEIKDREKEILNDIDEMPNRDLLRMREVLVSLQQTAQYAVRNAEIATNLALNEESEYTTIK is encoded by the coding sequence ATGGAGACGCGAAAGGTCCAGCGCTTGGGACCGTCCACATTAGCGATGACGTTGCCCGCAGAATGGGCAAAGGAGTACGACGTCAATAAGGGCGATGAAGTCTCTCTGCGCATGGGTGGAAAAGGAATGCTGGCGGTGATGCCCGAATCCGTCCAGCAGGAAGAATCGGAGGCTATTATCCACTCGGAGAATCTCGCTGCAGACGCTGTCGAACGTGCTATTCTTGCACAGTATGTTCTTGGTCGCCGGATCATCCAAGTCGAGACCGAAGAGAACGAAACATTGGAGAGTGAGACGATCAACGCCGTCTACAACGCCGAAACGCAGCTCATGGGGCTTGGCGTCATTGAGGAAACGCCAGAGCGTATCACGATTCGTTGTTCAGTCGATCCAGAGGACTTCACCCTTGCCGACCTGATCGAACGGCTCGAATCGACTGGCCGAACCATGCGCGACGAAGCCATCAGGTCACTTGCTCACGGAAATCCCGATCTCGCACAGCGGGCACTGAACCGCGAGCGACAAGCAAACAAGATTTTCGTCCTTCTGCTCCGTCTCATTTTCACCGCTTACCAGAATCCGAATCTGACGCAAGCGCTCGAACTCGACGACGGCTTCGCGCTCATCGGGTATCGATCGATCGCGAAAAATCTCGAACTAACCGCGGACAACGCAGAAGATATCGCCGAAATCGCACTTGATGCCGAGGGTCACATGCTCGAAGTGGATACTACGACGATGCGGCGTATCCGTGAATACACCGATCAGGTGAACGAAATCACTGAGAAAGGTGTCCTGTGTGCCGTCAACCGCGATTACGAGATGGCTCTCGATGTTAGACGGCTCTTCACTGAAATCAAAGACCGCGAAAAGGAAATCCTCAACGACATCGACGAGATGCCCAACCGCGATCTTCTTCGGATGCGGGAGGTGCTCGTGAGCCTCCAACAAACTGCACAGTATGCCGTTCGAAACGCAGAAATCGCAACGAATCTCGCACTCAACGAGGAATCTGAGTACACCACTATCAAGTGA